TGGTTCAGGACATCCGCATCGAAGGGCTGCAACGCGTCGAGCCGGGCACGGTGTTCGCCTACCTGCCGATCAAGCAGGGCGACACGTTCACCGACGACAAAGCGTCCGAGGCCATCCGCGCACTGTATGCGACGGGCTTCTTCAACGACGTGAAGATCGCCACCGAAGGCGGCGTGGTGGTGGTGCAGGTACAGGAGCGCCCGGCCATCGGCACGATCGACTTCGCCGGCATCAAGGAATTCGACAAGGACAACCTGACCAAGGCGCTGCGCGCGGTCGGCCTCTCGCAAGGCCGTTACTACGACAAGGCGCTGGTGGACAAGGCCGAGCAGGAGCTCAAGCGCCAGTACCTCACGCGCGGCTTCTACGCCGCCGAGGTTACGACCACGGTTACGCCGATCGACCGCAATCGCGTCGGTCTGCTGTTCTCGGTGGTCGAAGGTCCGAGCGCGAAGATCCGCCAGATCAACTTCATCGGCAACAAGACGTACAGCAGCGGCACGCTCCTCTCGGAGATGCAGCTGTCCACGCCGAACTGGTTCTCGTGGTACACGAAGAACGACCTCTACTCGAAGGAAAAGCTCACGGGCGACCTCGAGAACGTGCGCTCGTACTACCTGAATCACGGCTACCTCGAGTTCAACATCGACTCGACGCAGGTCTCGATCTCGCCCGACAAGAAGGACATGTACCTCACCATCGGCATTCACGAAGGTGAGCCGTACAAGGTGTCGGGCATCCAGCTATCGGGCAACCTGCTCGACCGCGAGGCCGAGCTCAAGAAGCTCATCAAGATCAAACCGGGCGATACCTTCTCCGCCGAGAAGCTGCAGGCCACGACGAAGGCTATCGTCGACAAGCTCGGCGAATACGGCTACGCGTTCGCGACCGTCAACGCACTGCCGCAGATCGATCAGGCGAATCACACGGTCAACCTCACGCTGCAGGTCGATCCGAGCCGCCGCGTGTACGTGCGCCGCATCAACGTGGTGGGCAACACGCGTACCCGCGACGAAGTCGTGCGCCGCGAAATGCGCCAGCTCGAAAGCTCGTGGTTCGATTCGAACCGCCTCGCGCTCTCGAAGGACCGCATCAACCGTCTGGGCTACTTCACCGATGTCGATGTGACCACGGTGCCGGTGGAAGGCACGGCCGACCAGGTCGACGTGGACGTGAAGGTCGCCGAAAAGCCGACCGGCGCGATCACGCTGGGCGCGGGCTTCTCGTCCACGGACAAGGTGGTGCTGTCGGCGGGCGTGTCGCAGGACAACGTGTTCGGTTCGGGCACGTCGCTCTCGCTGAACGTGAACACCGCGAAGACGTACCGCACGCTGGCCCTCACGCAGGTGGACCCGTACTTCACGGTGGACGGCATCAAGCGCATCACCGACGTCTACTACCGTACGTACCAGCCGCTGTACTACTCGACCGATTCGAGCTTCCGCATTATCACGATGGGCGGCGACCTGAAGTTCGGCATTCCGTTCTCGGAGGTCGACACGGTCTACTTCGGCGCGGGCTTCGAGCAGGACACGCTCGACGTCGATTCGAACACGCCGCAGAGCTA
The Paraburkholderia acidiphila genome window above contains:
- the bamA gene encoding outer membrane protein assembly factor BamA, whose amino-acid sequence is MFRPHRLVPKTVAAAAIAAHGLVAHAATTPFVVQDIRIEGLQRVEPGTVFAYLPIKQGDTFTDDKASEAIRALYATGFFNDVKIATEGGVVVVQVQERPAIGTIDFAGIKEFDKDNLTKALRAVGLSQGRYYDKALVDKAEQELKRQYLTRGFYAAEVTTTVTPIDRNRVGLLFSVVEGPSAKIRQINFIGNKTYSSGTLLSEMQLSTPNWFSWYTKNDLYSKEKLTGDLENVRSYYLNHGYLEFNIDSTQVSISPDKKDMYLTIGIHEGEPYKVSGIQLSGNLLDREAELKKLIKIKPGDTFSAEKLQATTKAIVDKLGEYGYAFATVNALPQIDQANHTVNLTLQVDPSRRVYVRRINVVGNTRTRDEVVRREMRQLESSWFDSNRLALSKDRINRLGYFTDVDVTTVPVEGTADQVDVDVKVAEKPTGAITLGAGFSSTDKVVLSAGVSQDNVFGSGTSLSLNVNTAKTYRTLALTQVDPYFTVDGIKRITDVYYRTYQPLYYSTDSSFRIITMGGDLKFGIPFSEVDTVYFGAGFEQDTLDVDSNTPQSYIDYVNEFGRVSNNVPLTVGWSRDARDSALVPSKGYFTQANAEYGTPVGGTQYYKADIQAQYYYSFARGFVLGLNFQGGYGNGLGGKPYPIFKNYYAGGIGSVRGYEPSSLGPRDAKTNDPIGGSKMIVGNIELTFPLPGTGYDRTLRVFTFVDGGNVWGTEGDSIGANGLRYSYGFGLAWISPIGPLKLSLGFPLVKHEGDQYQKFQFQIGTAF